Part of the Drosophila pseudoobscura strain MV-25-SWS-2005 chromosome 2, UCI_Dpse_MV25, whole genome shotgun sequence genome, GCAAGTCCTTCTTGGTTTTATCTGGAACATTTTCAGCATCGGCATTCTCATTAAATCGGCAATCATCGGACCCCGATGTGGAGCCAACGATGCTGTCGTTATCTCCAGAGCCCTGAGTCCCGGAGGCAACGGTGGGTTGGCTGGAGTCATTGGACTCCAGCCAACCACTTATCTGTAGGCCCTCCTTTTCATTTACATGCCAGGGACTTGTCAGTGTGTgctttttggctttgtttgcaTCATAGACCGGATTCCAGCTGCCATTCTCCGTCAATTCccgaaaacttttctttttttttgtcttattCAGAGCCTTTTCCAAGGCCGACAAAGGTTCAGCCAGATCTTCCGATACGTTCTCCAGACCGTCATCAATGATACTCTCTTCGAAGAGGAATTGTGAAAAGGATGAGTCGCTGCAAGGGATAAGGGATAAGATGGTCATGCCTCAAGTCAATCTATGATGAGGTAATACGCATACCTCAAGTCAGGGTGCGTCCGCAGGGTTTCCAGTATTGTATGCGGGGCCACCTCGTTCTGGCAAATTCGGTGTATGACCGTAAAAAGGGGAAATCTGTGGGTGTTCGGGATGGTTAAGTGTGCTTCGATTGGGTGCCATTCGAAGCTACTTACTCATCCTGCATGTTCTCCATCTCCAGAAAGTCGTTCAGCCCGGCGGCAATCAAGGGACCGAGAAGTTTGCGGCCATTTAAGAGAGTGGCCTCAATCTCCTGAATTGTCTTTCCAGAAGTGATAAAACTTTTGGCAAAGGTGACATTCTTATCGACTACAGGACATAAAAGTACAAGGAAATATAAGTGGCCTTTCCGGCTCTGTAACTGTGGAACTCACCATAGGTGGAGGCCACCGAGTTCGCCACGGCGCAGCTCTCAAAGAATGTGGACATTTTGGCGGAAGGGAAGAAGGCCATTGTGAAGCGCATCATCTCCTTGATACCCAGATGAATGGCAGCTACGCGAGCATTTTCGCCCAATTTCAGGCCATCAACGAAACCCGCACCCAAGGCAATGATGTCCTTCAGCGTGCCACACAATTCCACGCCATCAACGTCGTTGATGGTAGTCACCCTGCAGTTTTCGGTTTGAAGCACCTCGACCAGGAGCCGCGCATCATTTTCATTGTTGCATCCAATGGTAATCTCACAGAGCTTGCCCTGGGCCATTTCTATGGCGCTTTTGGCCGACATCATCGAGTAGCACGGTATGCCCAGATGCTTGCTAATCGCATTCGAGAACAGATCGATTTCGCCATCCCAAACGTGAGCCAGTCCCTTGACCATGGACAGGGCAATGGCGGTCTTCTTCACATGGCCGGCCAATATATTGCAATACGATTTCACAAAGTGTTGTGGTGTGGCAAAGATCATGATATCGGCATTCTGTGCAGCCGCCAAAATATCATTTACTGCAatctgcaaataaataaatttattaatttggcTTGCCGATTGCTGCAGCGGctgtagctctctctctctctctcaccaaATTGTCTGGCAGCCTAATGCCAGGCAGATACTTGATATTCTCGTGGCAGTTGTTCATCACCTCAGATAGGTACTTGTTGTGAACCAGCTCGTCATAGACATAGATGTGTGCACGGCTGTCGAAGCCCTCCTTCTGCTGAACATTCTTGCTCACAGAGGCTGCGATTGCCGAGCCCCTGAAATAGGAGGGTTATAGTCGATATTAGCCAGAAACTCTATGTCCACGTCCACCTACCAGCCCTCCGAACCAATGATGCACACTTTCAGCTTTCGGACCATCTTGAATTTTAATCATGaatttctgtattttctgTATGCAATTATAGACCAAAGCGCGACCAAATGATTGCCCAGGGGGGCAGATGATTTTGAATTTATTGTTGAATTTGGATAAACAAGTGTTAAATACTAACAGCCCTACTCTGAAGTGTGAAACATGGCTGAACGTTCACATACATCTAACTCCCCACCTACTGTACGTGCATGGATAGGAACTCTGGCCCCGATGGCAGCTCTTGTTTGTGCCTCGACTTTGGCTTCCTCCTCGGAAATGGCACGGATCTCGAACTCGGTGATGATCTGGGAAATACGACTCTTGGCCTCGGCTGCCAGTTTCGGCGGCAGTCCCTTGACGCTGATGCAGGCGCTCTCAAAGAACAAATCGTAGCTATTGCGTTGCTCCACGGGCGCAGGGGGTTCACTAATTGATGTGGGTACAGCTGCCACAGTATAATCAGTCTGCCCCCCCACTGGCGACACTTTCTGAAAGAAAGCTGCCAGTTGCTCACGGTTATGCGTAATGCTCTGTAGCAGCTCCTCTCGATTCTGAGGCGCTGGCTTCATGTACGGCAGAAATTGGCGTTTCAGGGGCATGGCGAAGCGTTGAATTCGCGGTTGTTTGGTTAATTCCGGCTGCAAGTAAACGAAGATTAGCTAAGCTAGCTTTACAACGAAGTCAACAATAATACTCGAAACAAACCTTTACATCGGCTGCGGCGATGGTGTATGCCTCTTCCAATATGTTTTCCTCGTCCTTTATTATTATGTGGCTATTCCACATTTGTCTGTTTGGTTAATTGGCGTCTTGAGTGGATATTTTCCACCAATTACGAGGTTTTTATGGAAATCGCTCAAATCGGGCAATTGTTTACAA contains:
- the LOC26532274 gene encoding protein suppressor of variegation 3-7 — encoded protein: MWNSHIIIKDEENILEEAYTIAAADVKPELTKQPRIQRFAMPLKRQFLPYMKPAPQNREELLQSITHNREQLAAFFQKVSPVGGQTDYTVAAVPTSISEPPAPVEQRNSYDLFFESACISVKGLPPKLAAEAKSRISQIITEFEIRAISEEEAKVEAQTRAAIGARVPIHARTVGGELDVCERSAMFHTSE